A single window of Pseudomonas lutea DNA harbors:
- a CDS encoding ATPase, producing the protein MKTTRTITRAFCVELQQELSIVAARREYFSQELPRARFSFLCSSEPCRASGVKITGVRYDVKPQEHLTFVAAHYRANPNYEHHPDCEWVDPEVTLPAADETEAESELRRVKRKLDDYIDVFDPTVKERAKQTATADKPDTKPPESAKDPSSSTDILKAKQDKQNRTSNLERLVDSFRQAQSSLSKEELALLTLRVPGQGEISLRAYFRHIKFAQLNDDRRVLYGGGLVERYGIGFKFKFFDRLQGKLVTLYVSPAQMQAYRSSRYISELLSHADEVRFFTVFALGTLVASPSGKSVSVEIEDLRHLAIVLGPARDGADPAKPVLES; encoded by the coding sequence ATGAAAACGACCCGAACCATCACCCGCGCGTTTTGCGTCGAACTGCAGCAGGAGCTGTCCATCGTGGCGGCGAGGCGAGAATACTTTTCTCAAGAGCTGCCTCGGGCGCGCTTCAGTTTTCTGTGCTCGTCCGAGCCTTGCCGCGCCTCGGGCGTCAAGATCACCGGCGTTCGCTATGACGTGAAACCTCAGGAACATCTGACTTTTGTCGCCGCGCACTACCGGGCCAATCCGAACTACGAACATCACCCCGATTGCGAGTGGGTTGATCCCGAAGTGACGCTGCCGGCTGCAGACGAGACCGAGGCCGAGAGCGAGCTACGGAGGGTCAAGCGCAAGCTGGACGATTACATTGACGTGTTTGACCCCACTGTCAAAGAGCGTGCAAAGCAGACTGCAACCGCAGACAAGCCCGACACTAAGCCCCCTGAGTCAGCCAAGGACCCTTCGTCCTCGACGGACATCCTGAAGGCTAAACAGGACAAGCAGAACCGCACGAGCAATCTGGAGCGTCTGGTCGACAGCTTTCGTCAGGCTCAGTCGTCTTTGAGCAAAGAAGAGCTCGCGCTGCTGACCTTGCGCGTTCCGGGTCAGGGCGAGATCTCGTTACGGGCTTATTTTCGCCACATCAAGTTTGCGCAGCTGAATGACGACCGTCGCGTCCTGTACGGCGGTGGGTTGGTCGAGCGGTACGGCATCGGCTTCAAATTTAAATTCTTCGACCGCCTGCAAGGCAAGCTGGTGACGCTATACGTCTCACCCGCGCAAATGCAGGCTTATCGCTCCAGTCGCTACATCAGTGAGCTGCTGAGCCATGCTGATGAGGTGCGTTTCTTTACGGTCTTTGCGCTGGGCACACTCGTGGCCAGCCCATCCGGGAAAAGCGTCAGCGTGGAGATTGAAGACTTGCGCCACCTGGCCATCGTGCTCGGGCCGGCCCGGGATGGCGCAGATCCCGCTAAACCAGTTCTGGAAAGCTAA
- a CDS encoding LysR family transcriptional regulator translates to MLRIFLVAVDSPTFREAATRIGTSPQKVTRAIKELERTLAEPLFHRSTRQAQVTAYGADVARQARATLDQFDQLFAAHAKDQVTDIVGRVGITAPHSIGKLYLARFLKPLLQDHPGLRIELSLDDQLTDAVASRIDIGIRIGTVRDRRYIARAVGSVPLKIVASPLLIAKVGGPSTLEELKRLPLSTLIDRNNGRPWPWFLLDGQSYLPPSPAFSCDDPETELEFVLAGVTFAQMPHFLAEAYLRDGRLIEVLPDQAPPPMDLSVYRTQSGPVPPRVRLVYDHLIQCLSDPQTFP, encoded by the coding sequence ATGCTGAGGATTTTTCTGGTGGCCGTGGACTCGCCGACATTCAGGGAGGCCGCCACTCGCATTGGCACTTCGCCGCAAAAAGTCACCCGTGCGATCAAGGAACTGGAGCGCACCCTTGCCGAGCCCTTGTTCCATCGAAGTACACGGCAGGCTCAAGTCACGGCCTACGGAGCAGATGTCGCGCGACAGGCGCGCGCGACCCTCGATCAGTTCGATCAACTGTTCGCCGCCCATGCAAAGGATCAGGTGACCGATATCGTCGGCCGAGTGGGCATCACAGCGCCACACTCGATCGGCAAGCTCTATCTGGCACGGTTTCTCAAACCGTTGCTGCAGGACCATCCCGGACTTCGAATCGAGTTGAGCCTGGATGACCAATTGACGGACGCCGTAGCGTCGCGTATCGACATCGGCATACGCATCGGCACCGTTCGGGACCGACGCTATATCGCGCGCGCCGTGGGGAGTGTGCCACTCAAGATTGTGGCGTCGCCCTTGTTGATCGCGAAGGTTGGCGGGCCTTCCACGCTCGAGGAACTCAAGCGTCTGCCACTGTCGACGCTCATTGATCGCAATAATGGAAGGCCGTGGCCGTGGTTTCTCTTGGATGGTCAAAGCTATCTGCCACCTTCGCCCGCTTTCAGTTGCGATGACCCGGAAACCGAACTCGAATTCGTCCTCGCAGGCGTGACATTCGCACAGATGCCGCACTTTCTGGCGGAGGCGTATCTGCGCGACGGCCGTTTGATCGAGGTATTGCCCGATCAGGCGCCCCCGCCCATGGACCTCTCCGTTTACCGAACGCAGTCAGGACCGGTCCCGCCCAGGGTAAGGCTCGTCTACGATCACCTCATCCAGTGCCTGAGTGACCCACAGACGTTTCCCTGA
- a CDS encoding DedA family protein: MFEHIDFNYLLANYGYWAIFIGCLLEGETILILGGLAAHQHVLEWQQVLIYATLGGMLGDQILFWTGRHFGPRLLPRLHRQQATIDRVSDLIKRYPTASIFGVRFLYGMRLIGPLVIGASRLSPVRFALINLLGAAVWASLFLAAGYWAGGFLEEMLGNLKPYRLPIFIGVIVVGAGVALYRHRRAKTRPARQAAKRAKDKPPSSAA; the protein is encoded by the coding sequence ATGTTCGAACACATTGACTTCAACTATCTGCTCGCCAATTACGGATATTGGGCCATCTTCATCGGTTGCCTGCTGGAAGGCGAAACCATCCTGATTCTGGGCGGCCTGGCGGCGCACCAGCACGTGCTGGAATGGCAGCAAGTGCTGATCTACGCCACCTTGGGCGGGATGCTTGGCGACCAGATTCTTTTCTGGACGGGCCGCCACTTCGGACCGCGCCTGCTGCCACGCTTACACCGCCAGCAAGCGACGATCGACCGCGTTTCAGACCTGATCAAGCGGTACCCCACTGCCTCGATTTTTGGGGTCCGATTCCTTTACGGCATGCGCCTGATCGGCCCGCTGGTCATCGGGGCGAGTCGCTTGTCCCCTGTGCGCTTTGCGCTGATCAACCTGCTCGGCGCCGCAGTCTGGGCGAGTCTCTTCCTGGCCGCCGGGTATTGGGCCGGGGGTTTTCTGGAGGAGATGCTGGGCAACCTGAAACCTTATCGCCTGCCGATTTTCATTGGCGTGATTGTCGTGGGCGCAGGCGTTGCGCTGTATCGGCATCGTCGTGCTAAAACCCGACCTGCCCGGCAAGCGGCCAAGCGGGCGAAAGACAAGCCGCCCTCCTCCGCGGCATAA
- the yajC gene encoding preprotein translocase subunit YajC, with product MSFFISSAFADAAAPAAAGPMGGGFEWIFLVGFLVIFYLMIWRPQAKRAKEQKNLLGNLQKGDEVVTTGGIAGKINKVTDDFVVIEVSDTVELKIQKGAIAATLPKGTLKAI from the coding sequence ATGAGCTTTTTCATCTCTTCCGCGTTCGCGGATGCGGCTGCCCCTGCTGCTGCAGGCCCTATGGGCGGCGGTTTCGAGTGGATTTTCCTGGTTGGTTTTCTGGTCATCTTCTATCTGATGATCTGGCGTCCACAGGCCAAGCGCGCCAAGGAACAAAAGAACTTGCTGGGCAACTTGCAGAAGGGTGATGAAGTCGTCACTACCGGCGGCATTGCAGGCAAGATCAACAAAGTGACTGATGACTTCGTGGTTATCGAAGTGTCCGACACCGTAGAGCTGAAGATCCAGAAGGGCGCCATCGCTGCCACCCTGCCCAAGGGCACTCTGAAAGCCATCTGA
- a CDS encoding acyl carrier protein: protein MDRSTTASTFKALVAEKLGVDESKILDTSTFVSLGADSLDQNELWLAAEETFNFDASDESVYSDLDTVGQAIEFISTKTSK from the coding sequence ATGGATAGGTCCACGACTGCATCCACATTCAAAGCGCTGGTAGCCGAAAAATTAGGTGTCGATGAAAGCAAGATCTTGGATACGTCGACGTTCGTCAGCTTGGGGGCTGACTCCCTCGACCAAAATGAGCTGTGGTTGGCCGCGGAAGAGACGTTCAATTTTGATGCGAGCGATGAATCTGTCTATTCAGATCTCGATACGGTAGGCCAGGCGATCGAATTCATCTCCACCAAAACGTCTAAGTGA
- the secD gene encoding protein translocase subunit SecD has protein sequence MLNKYPLWKYILILAVLVIGFIYSAPNLYPDDPAIQVSGASTALQVNQADLDRVSKALTDAGIAVKGASLAENGKGGLLRLTKQEDQLPAKDVARKALGDDYVVALNLAQTTPHWLRSIGATPMKLGLDLSGGVHFLLEVDMDKALSARLNVYEGEVKSLLRKEKVRYRSLPQDNGAIQLGFSDADTREQARALIRKDYTDFDITTSDRGEMPILRLAMTPAKIAEIREYSIKQNLTTVRNRVNELGVAEPLVQRQGANRIVVELPGVQDTAEAKRILGKTANLEFRLGAGPDDSKATTEMFEFREGGRPAAPVERGLIITGDQVTDAKAGFDEHGRPQVNIKLDGHGGDLMSRATRANVGRSMAVIFIEQKPTTTYTKQMVNGVEKDVPVQTFKEEKKIISLATIQSPLGAQFRITGLNGQGESSELALLLRAGGLAAPMYFAEERTIGPSLGADNITKGVDASLWGMLFVSLFIIAIYRFFGVIATVALAFNMVMLLALMSLLGATLTLPGIAGIVLTMGMAVDANVLIFSRIREEIANGMTVQRAINEGFDRAYTAILDANLTTLLVGGILFAMGTGPVKGFAVTMSLGIFTSMFTAIMVTRAMVNLIFGGRDFKKLWI, from the coding sequence ATGTTGAACAAATACCCTCTGTGGAAATACATCCTGATCCTGGCAGTGCTGGTGATCGGTTTTATTTATTCCGCACCCAATCTCTACCCTGATGACCCGGCTATTCAGGTCAGCGGTGCAAGTACTGCGCTGCAGGTCAATCAGGCTGATCTGGATCGCGTGAGCAAAGCGCTTACCGATGCTGGCATCGCGGTCAAGGGCGCGTCTCTGGCCGAGAATGGCAAGGGCGGTTTGTTGCGTCTGACCAAGCAGGAAGACCAGCTCCCAGCCAAAGATGTCGCCCGCAAGGCGCTGGGTGACGACTACGTTGTCGCACTCAACCTTGCTCAGACCACTCCGCACTGGCTGCGCAGCATCGGCGCCACGCCAATGAAGCTGGGTCTGGACTTGTCCGGCGGTGTGCACTTCCTGCTGGAAGTCGACATGGACAAGGCCCTCAGTGCGCGTCTGAACGTTTACGAAGGCGAAGTAAAGAGCCTGCTGCGCAAGGAAAAAGTGCGTTATCGCAGCCTCCCGCAGGACAACGGCGCTATCCAGTTGGGCTTCAGCGATGCTGACACCCGTGAACAGGCCCGTGCTCTGATCCGCAAGGACTACACCGATTTCGATATCACAACCAGCGATCGCGGCGAAATGCCGATCCTGCGCCTGGCGATGACGCCGGCCAAGATCGCCGAGATTCGTGAGTATTCGATCAAGCAAAACCTGACCACCGTGCGTAACCGGGTCAACGAGCTGGGTGTTGCCGAGCCGCTTGTTCAGCGTCAGGGCGCCAACCGTATCGTGGTCGAGCTGCCGGGTGTTCAGGACACTGCAGAAGCCAAGCGTATTCTCGGCAAGACAGCCAACCTCGAGTTCCGTCTGGGTGCAGGTCCCGACGACAGCAAAGCCACTACCGAGATGTTCGAATTCCGCGAAGGCGGTCGCCCAGCGGCGCCGGTCGAGCGTGGTCTGATCATCACCGGTGACCAGGTGACTGATGCCAAGGCTGGCTTTGACGAGCACGGCCGTCCGCAGGTGAACATCAAGCTGGACGGTCATGGTGGTGATTTGATGAGCCGCGCAACCCGCGCGAACGTCGGTCGCAGCATGGCGGTGATCTTCATTGAGCAGAAGCCGACCACCACCTATACAAAGCAGATGGTCAATGGCGTCGAAAAAGACGTGCCGGTTCAGACCTTCAAGGAAGAGAAGAAAATCATCAGCCTGGCGACCATTCAGTCGCCGCTGGGTGCTCAGTTCCGCATCACCGGCCTCAACGGCCAGGGTGAGTCTTCCGAGCTCGCGCTGCTGCTGCGTGCCGGCGGTCTGGCTGCACCGATGTACTTCGCTGAAGAGCGCACCATTGGTCCAAGCCTGGGTGCCGACAACATCACCAAGGGCGTCGACGCCTCCCTTTGGGGCATGCTGTTCGTCTCGCTGTTCATCATCGCCATCTACCGCTTCTTCGGTGTGATCGCAACCGTGGCGCTGGCCTTCAACATGGTCATGCTGCTGGCGCTGATGTCGCTGCTGGGTGCAACACTGACCTTGCCGGGTATCGCCGGTATCGTTCTGACGATGGGCATGGCGGTCGATGCGAACGTTCTGATCTTCTCGCGGATTCGTGAGGAGATTGCCAACGGCATGACAGTGCAGCGTGCGATCAACGAAGGTTTCGACCGCGCCTATACCGCGATCCTTGATGCCAACCTGACGACGCTGCTGGTCGGTGGCATTCTCTTTGCGATGGGCACAGGTCCGGTGAAGGGTTTTGCGGTCACCATGTCCCTCGGGATCTTTACCTCGATGTTCACAGCCATCATGGTGACCCGCGCAATGGTCAACCTGATCTTTGGCGGTCGTGACTTCAAGAAGTTGTGGATTTAA
- a CDS encoding transporter substrate-binding domain-containing protein has protein sequence MNTRITAGLLLSMVSVAQVQAAETPSRLDTVMQKGQLAVCTTGDYKPYTFLKPDGQYEGIDIELAQSLAKSLGVTIEWVPTTWKTLMPDFTAGKCDMAVGGISVTLERQKKAAFSDTLDIDGKVPLVRCEDESRYQTIEQINQPGVRLIEPQGGTNEAFAHAYLPNASLSFHDNKTIFQQLLDKKADVMITDASEALYQQKRMPGLCTVNPSHYMQYGEKAYLLPRDDIAWKAYVDQWLHLTKATGAYKKIVGEWLAVPSE, from the coding sequence ATGAACACACGCATCACCGCCGGTTTGCTGTTGAGCATGGTTAGCGTTGCGCAGGTCCAGGCGGCGGAGACGCCGTCGCGTCTCGACACCGTGATGCAAAAAGGCCAATTGGCCGTTTGCACCACGGGCGATTACAAGCCGTACACGTTTCTCAAGCCCGACGGCCAATATGAGGGCATCGACATTGAGCTGGCGCAGTCGCTGGCGAAGAGTCTGGGTGTGACGATCGAGTGGGTCCCGACGACCTGGAAAACGCTGATGCCCGACTTCACTGCGGGCAAATGCGACATGGCGGTGGGCGGAATTTCGGTCACGCTGGAGCGGCAGAAGAAGGCTGCGTTCAGCGACACGCTGGACATCGACGGCAAGGTGCCGCTGGTTCGTTGCGAAGACGAGTCCAGGTACCAGACCATAGAGCAGATCAACCAGCCAGGCGTGCGACTGATCGAGCCTCAGGGCGGCACCAACGAAGCCTTCGCCCACGCTTACCTGCCCAATGCCAGCCTGTCATTCCATGACAACAAGACCATCTTTCAGCAGCTGCTGGACAAGAAGGCGGACGTGATGATCACCGACGCGTCCGAAGCCCTTTACCAACAGAAACGCATGCCCGGGCTGTGCACGGTCAACCCGTCGCACTACATGCAATACGGTGAAAAAGCCTACTTGCTGCCGCGAGACGACATCGCCTGGAAAGCCTACGTTGATCAATGGCTGCACCTGACCAAGGCGACCGGCGCCTACAAGAAAATCGTAGGTGAATGGCTGGCAGTGCCGTCGGAGTAA
- the secF gene encoding protein translocase subunit SecF produces MKRTINFMGVRNIAFAVTMLLTVVALFSWFYKGLNFGLDFTGGTLIELTYERPADLHKVREELVASGYTEAVVQSFGATTDLLVRMPGEDPQLGSQVAEALRKTGADNPVTVKRVEFVGPQVGEELRDQGGLGMLLALGGVLVYLAFRFQWKFAVGAIVSLIHDVVVTMGILSFFQVTFDLTVLAAVLAIIGYSLNDTIVVFDRVRENFRLLRKASLIENINISTTQTLLRTMATSISTLLAIVALWIFGGDSLHGFSVALFIGVLAGTYSSIYIANVVLIWLNLRSEDLLPPVTVDKVDDLP; encoded by the coding sequence ATGAAACGTACTATCAACTTCATGGGCGTTCGCAACATTGCGTTCGCCGTTACCATGCTCCTCACCGTCGTGGCGTTGTTCAGCTGGTTCTATAAAGGGCTGAACTTCGGTCTGGACTTCACCGGCGGTACGCTGATCGAGCTGACCTACGAGCGTCCTGCCGATCTGCACAAGGTTCGCGAAGAGCTGGTGGCTTCCGGTTATACCGAAGCGGTTGTGCAGAGCTTCGGTGCGACCACTGACCTGCTTGTCCGCATGCCGGGTGAAGACCCGCAGCTGGGCTCGCAGGTGGCCGAAGCACTGCGCAAGACCGGTGCCGACAACCCGGTAACCGTCAAACGCGTTGAATTCGTCGGCCCTCAGGTTGGTGAAGAGCTGCGTGATCAAGGCGGCCTGGGCATGTTGCTGGCGCTGGGAGGGGTTCTCGTTTACCTGGCCTTCCGCTTCCAGTGGAAGTTTGCGGTGGGGGCGATTGTGTCTCTGATCCACGACGTTGTGGTGACGATGGGGATCCTGTCGTTCTTCCAGGTGACGTTCGACCTGACCGTGCTGGCCGCAGTGCTGGCAATCATCGGGTACTCGCTCAACGACACCATCGTTGTATTCGACCGGGTGCGTGAAAACTTCCGTCTGCTGCGCAAGGCATCGTTGATCGAGAACATCAACATCTCGACGACGCAGACGTTGCTTCGGACCATGGCGACTTCGATCTCCACACTGCTGGCAATCGTCGCCTTGTGGATTTTTGGTGGCGACAGCTTGCATGGCTTCTCGGTCGCGCTGTTTATCGGTGTTCTGGCGGGTACCTACTCGTCGATCTACATCGCTAACGTGGTGCTGATCTGGCTGAATTTGCGCAGTGAGGACCTGCTGCCGCCCGTGACAGTCGACAAAGTGGATGACCTTCCGTAA
- the queA gene encoding tRNA preQ1(34) S-adenosylmethionine ribosyltransferase-isomerase QueA — translation MRVADFTFELPDSLIARHPLAERRSSRLLTLDGPSGALAHRQFTDLLEHLRPGDLMVFNNTRVIPARLFGQKASGGKLEILVERVLDQHRVLAHVRSSKSPKPGSAILIDGGGEAEMVARHDALFELSFAEPVLPLLERVGHMPLPPYIDRPDDDADRERYQTVYAQRAGAVAAPTAGLHFDQTMMNAIADKGIETAFVTLHVGAGTFQPVRVERIEDHHMHNEWLEVTQEVVDAVAACRARGGRVIAVGTTSVRSLESAARDGVLKPFSGDTDIFIYPGRPFHVVDALVTNFHLPESTLLMLVSAFAGYPETMAAYAAAVEHGYRFFSYGDAMFITRNPAPTAPEESTSTESAPEDQA, via the coding sequence ATGCGTGTCGCTGACTTTACCTTCGAGCTCCCGGATTCATTGATCGCGCGCCATCCTTTGGCGGAGCGACGCAGCAGCCGTTTGCTGACCCTCGACGGGCCAAGCGGCGCGCTGGCACACCGCCAATTCACTGATTTGCTGGAGCATTTGCGCCCCGGTGATCTGATGGTCTTCAACAATACCCGTGTGATTCCAGCGCGGCTGTTCGGGCAAAAGGCCTCGGGCGGCAAGCTGGAAATCCTCGTTGAGCGAGTCCTCGATCAACACCGGGTGCTGGCCCATGTGCGCTCCAGCAAGTCGCCCAAGCCCGGCTCTGCCATCCTCATCGATGGCGGCGGCGAGGCCGAAATGGTCGCGCGCCATGACGCGCTGTTCGAGCTGAGTTTCGCCGAGCCGGTGCTGCCCTTGCTCGAGCGCGTCGGGCACATGCCGTTGCCTCCTTATATAGACCGTCCTGACGACGATGCCGACCGCGAGCGGTATCAGACCGTTTACGCCCAGCGTGCCGGGGCAGTGGCGGCGCCGACCGCAGGTCTGCACTTCGACCAGACGATGATGAACGCCATTGCTGACAAGGGCATCGAGACCGCATTCGTCACGCTTCACGTCGGGGCGGGCACGTTCCAGCCGGTACGCGTCGAGCGTATTGAAGACCACCACATGCACAACGAGTGGCTTGAGGTGACTCAGGAAGTGGTCGACGCCGTGGCGGCCTGTCGAGCGCGCGGCGGTCGGGTAATCGCCGTGGGCACGACCAGCGTGCGTTCGCTGGAAAGTGCAGCGCGCGACGGCGTGCTCAAGCCGTTCAGCGGCGACACCGACATCTTCATCTACCCGGGCCGACCCTTCCACGTGGTCGATGCGCTGGTGACCAACTTTCATTTGCCGGAATCCACGCTGTTGATGCTGGTCTCGGCGTTCGCCGGTTATCCCGAGACCATGGCGGCCTACGCGGCTGCGGTGGAGCACGGTTACCGCTTTTTCAGTTACGGGGATGCCATGTTCATCACCCGCAATCCCGCGCCGACCGCCCCCGAAGAATCAACCTCGACGGAATCGGCCCCAGAGGATCAAGCATGA
- a CDS encoding SDR family oxidoreductase, with product MSNGIQGKVVVITGASSGLGEATARHLAKLGAKVVLGARRQERMDVIVQDIKAIGGDASAYTVDVTRREEVAALVDNAVRDFGRVDVMINNAGLMAIAPMSELRVDEWDRMIDINVKGVLYGIAAALPKFEAQGSGHFINISSVAGIKVFSPGGSVYSGTKYAVRAISDGLRHEVGGKIRTTTIEPGAVDSELKLGSGHQPSADVVKEFYKQAIPAESVARAIAYAIEQPGDVDINEIVLRPTSQDF from the coding sequence ATGAGCAACGGCATTCAAGGCAAAGTCGTCGTCATCACCGGCGCAAGCAGCGGCCTGGGCGAAGCCACCGCGCGGCATCTGGCAAAACTCGGCGCCAAGGTCGTGCTGGGCGCACGCCGTCAGGAACGCATGGACGTCATCGTGCAAGACATCAAGGCCATCGGCGGCGACGCATCGGCTTACACCGTTGATGTCACCCGCCGAGAAGAGGTAGCGGCGCTGGTGGATAACGCAGTCCGTGACTTCGGCCGTGTGGACGTCATGATCAACAACGCCGGCCTCATGGCCATCGCGCCCATGTCCGAGCTGCGCGTCGATGAATGGGACCGCATGATCGACATCAACGTCAAAGGCGTCCTCTATGGCATCGCCGCTGCACTGCCGAAGTTCGAGGCTCAGGGCTCCGGCCACTTCATCAATATCTCGTCGGTAGCAGGCATCAAAGTCTTCAGCCCCGGCGGCTCCGTCTACAGCGGCACCAAGTATGCTGTTCGCGCCATCTCCGACGGTCTGCGTCACGAAGTCGGCGGCAAGATCCGCACCACGACCATCGAACCCGGCGCCGTAGACTCCGAGCTGAAACTGGGCAGCGGCCATCAGCCAAGCGCGGATGTAGTGAAAGAATTCTACAAACAAGCGATCCCGGCCGAATCCGTGGCCCGCGCAATTGCCTACGCGATTGAGCAGCCGGGTGATGTGGACATTAACGAGATTGTGCTTCGGCCGACTTCGCAGGACTTTTGA
- a CDS encoding type VI secretion system amidase immunity protein Tai4, whose product MRHFLRLLAIMLTASAAFATDRPSSPQSLGQSYEQNYKDMVLATCVASACQDDKNVASDAGSSVSALRDWTNYDLEKSPDEVKALINSYLSRNYKNPLVEAEVKGVRFDFLKCLDLYHSEELDALAKKVVISPGHTYKRDNP is encoded by the coding sequence ATGAGACATTTCTTGCGCTTGTTAGCTATTATGCTTACAGCGTCTGCGGCCTTCGCAACTGATCGTCCCTCCTCTCCACAAAGCTTGGGCCAAAGCTACGAGCAAAACTACAAGGATATGGTGCTCGCAACATGTGTGGCAAGCGCGTGTCAGGATGACAAGAACGTCGCGTCAGATGCCGGTAGCAGCGTTAGCGCGTTGCGCGACTGGACGAATTACGACTTGGAAAAGAGTCCGGATGAAGTCAAAGCCTTGATAAACAGCTATCTGAGCAGGAACTACAAAAACCCATTAGTTGAGGCTGAGGTGAAAGGTGTCAGGTTCGACTTTTTAAAATGCCTGGATCTGTATCACAGCGAAGAACTGGACGCCTTGGCAAAAAAGGTTGTGATCAGTCCCGGTCATACCTACAAGCGAGATAACCCGTAA
- the tgt gene encoding tRNA guanosine(34) transglycosylase Tgt, whose product MSFELLATDGKARRGRLTFPRGVVETPAFMPVGTYGTVKGMLPRDIEATGAQMILGNTFHLWLRPGTEVIKGHGDLHDFMQWKGPILTDSGGFQVFSLGAMRKIKEEGVTFASPVDGAKVFMGPEESMQVQRDLGSDIVMIFDECTPYPADEDVARTSMELSLRWAKRSKVAHGESTAALFGIVQGGMHENLRMRSLEGLSELDFDGLAIGGLSVGEPKDEMIKVLDYLPGRMPADKPRYLMGVGKPEDLVEGVRRGVDMFDCVMPTRNARNGHLFIDTGVLKIRNAFHRYDESPLDPTCDCYTCKNFSRAYLHHLDKCGEMLGSMLNTIHNLRHYQLLMAGLREAIQQGTLAAFVDTFYAKRGLATPLLD is encoded by the coding sequence ATGTCTTTCGAGCTGCTGGCCACCGATGGCAAAGCGCGTCGCGGTCGTCTGACCTTCCCCCGTGGCGTTGTCGAAACGCCTGCGTTCATGCCGGTTGGCACGTACGGCACGGTCAAAGGCATGCTGCCGCGGGACATCGAGGCCACTGGGGCCCAGATGATTTTGGGCAACACCTTCCACTTGTGGCTGCGTCCCGGCACCGAAGTGATCAAGGGCCATGGCGACCTGCATGACTTCATGCAGTGGAAAGGTCCGATCCTGACCGACTCCGGCGGTTTTCAGGTGTTCAGCCTGGGTGCAATGCGCAAGATCAAGGAGGAGGGCGTGACCTTCGCTTCCCCGGTCGACGGCGCAAAAGTGTTCATGGGTCCTGAAGAATCGATGCAGGTTCAGCGTGATCTGGGCTCCGACATCGTCATGATCTTCGACGAGTGCACACCGTACCCGGCGGATGAAGACGTGGCGCGCACCTCCATGGAGTTGTCGCTGCGCTGGGCCAAGCGCTCCAAAGTCGCTCACGGTGAAAGCACGGCGGCGTTGTTTGGCATCGTTCAAGGCGGCATGCACGAGAACCTGCGCATGCGTTCGCTGGAAGGCTTGAGCGAACTGGACTTCGACGGTCTGGCGATTGGTGGCCTGTCGGTCGGTGAGCCCAAAGACGAGATGATCAAAGTCCTGGACTACCTGCCGGGCCGCATGCCCGCTGACAAACCTCGTTACCTTATGGGTGTAGGCAAGCCCGAGGACCTGGTTGAAGGTGTGCGCCGCGGAGTCGACATGTTCGACTGCGTGATGCCTACGCGTAACGCGCGCAACGGTCATTTGTTCATCGACACCGGTGTTCTGAAAATCCGTAATGCGTTTCACCGTTACGATGAGTCGCCGCTGGATCCGACCTGCGATTGCTACACCTGCAAGAACTTCTCCCGCGCCTATCTCCATCACCTGGACAAGTGCGGCGAAATGCTGGGGAGCATGCTCAATACGATCCATAATTTGCGCCATTACCAGCTGCTTATGGCTGGTTTGCGCGAGGCTATTCAACAAGGTACATTGGCCGCCTTTGTCGACACGTTCTATGCCAAACGCGGGCTTGCGACGCCGTTATTGGACTGA